One genomic window of Anaerofustis stercorihominis DSM 17244 includes the following:
- a CDS encoding iron-containing alcohol dehydrogenase, with translation MSGFNLVVPSKIIFGEGKIHTLNKYILEYGDNILFLCGKTSLKASGMYDKIIENFESDNISYEIHSIKEEPSVEIIDNLASEYRNKRVDAIVSIGGGSVIDTGKALSSMLKEDRSIKDFLEGVGTRTPSGKKVPFIAVPTTSGTGSEATKNAVIKGMDGEVRFKKSIRHDNLMPNVALVDPVLTLNCPKNVTMQSGIDAFCQLLEAYICTNSNTFTDMLAEKGLKRMCESILSAYNNGEDLDARNDVAYASLLSGICMANAGLTTIHGFAGVIGGFYDNIPHGAICASLLHGATVVNIQKIKDFEPNNPAAYKYAKIGAFLMDANYSPDRHEVFFRAVVDTLKSWNEEMNIPRLSDFGIEEDDFWKILEEAKQRYNPVKLSNSEMEKILEYSY, from the coding sequence GGTAAAATACATACTTTAAATAAATATATTTTAGAATATGGTGATAATATTCTCTTTTTATGCGGGAAGACTTCATTAAAGGCTTCGGGAATGTATGATAAAATAATTGAAAATTTTGAAAGTGATAATATTAGTTATGAAATACATTCGATTAAAGAAGAACCAAGTGTAGAAATCATAGATAATCTTGCGAGCGAATATAGAAATAAAAGAGTGGATGCGATTGTAAGTATCGGTGGCGGAAGCGTAATCGATACCGGCAAAGCACTAAGCAGTATGCTCAAAGAAGACAGAAGTATAAAAGACTTTTTGGAAGGCGTTGGAACGAGAACACCTAGCGGAAAGAAAGTTCCTTTTATTGCAGTTCCGACTACAAGCGGTACCGGCAGTGAAGCTACAAAAAATGCGGTTATTAAAGGTATGGACGGAGAAGTTAGATTTAAAAAATCTATAAGGCACGATAATCTTATGCCTAATGTGGCACTTGTGGATCCCGTGCTGACATTGAACTGTCCTAAGAATGTAACGATGCAAAGCGGAATAGATGCTTTTTGTCAATTGCTTGAAGCATATATTTGTACCAATTCCAATACATTTACAGATATGCTTGCCGAAAAAGGTTTAAAAAGAATGTGTGAAAGTATTCTTAGTGCATATAATAATGGAGAAGACCTTGATGCAAGAAATGATGTAGCATATGCTTCATTGTTATCCGGTATATGTATGGCAAATGCGGGACTTACTACCATTCATGGTTTTGCAGGAGTTATCGGCGGTTTTTACGATAACATCCCTCACGGAGCTATTTGTGCAAGTTTACTGCATGGCGCTACCGTTGTTAATATTCAAAAGATAAAAGATTTTGAACCTAATAATCCTGCTGCGTATAAATACGCAAAGATCGGAGCATTCTTGATGGATGCTAACTATTCTCCTGACAGGCATGAGGTATTTTTCAGAGCGGTGGTTGATACTTTGAAAAGTTGGAATGAAGAGATGAACATACCAAGACTTTCGGATTTTGGTATCGAAGAAGATGATTTCTGGAAAATACTTGAGGAAGCAAAACAAAGGTATAATCCTGTTAAACTTTCAAACAGTGAAATGGAGAAAATTTTAGAATATAGTTATTAA
- a CDS encoding glutaredoxin domain-containing protein — MAEVTIYTTSTCPYCKMAKELLKQKGIDYEERMVEFGSEELVDLVSRTHHRTVPQIFFGEEFIGGYDDLQKYLTTKEFTEK; from the coding sequence ATGGCTGAAGTAACAATCTATACAACTTCTACATGTCCATATTGTAAAATGGCAAAGGAGTTATTAAAACAAAAAGGAATTGATTATGAAGAAAGAATGGTTGAATTCGGAAGTGAAGAACTTGTGGATTTAGTTAGCAGAACTCATCATAGAACAGTTCCTCAAATATTCTTTGGTGAAGAGTTTATCGGCGGATATGACGATTTACAGAAGTACTTAACTACAAAAGAATTTACGGAAAAATAA
- a CDS encoding phage baseplate protein, which yields MRNDEENINELEEENEDVILIGYDGEDTKGSIDSLSSRSSYYPLSANQGRVLNEKVDVFLDNINDLENRIETLLDMFYPIGSIYQSTKNIDPNTVIGGTWQKIEGQFLFASSSKYSLGSVGGIDKNTLVANNIPLLSVTTKINQTTLKGAFANFAAQSSGQGPTASGICEVYLSGDYGGYGTSKAGMKDSVRIDASHSHTATSTAGNSSPQAIENMPPYKVINMWERIG from the coding sequence ATGAGAAATGATGAAGAAAATATAAATGAATTAGAAGAAGAAAATGAAGATGTAATTTTAATAGGTTACGATGGAGAAGATACTAAGGGGAGTATTGATTCTCTTTCCTCAAGGTCATCTTATTATCCTTTATCCGCTAATCAAGGCAGAGTGTTAAATGAGAAGGTGGATGTTTTTTTAGATAATATTAACGATTTGGAAAATAGAATAGAAACTTTGCTTGATATGTTTTATCCAATAGGGAGTATTTATCAAAGTACTAAAAATATTGACCCAAATACTGTTATAGGCGGAACATGGCAAAAGATAGAAGGACAGTTTTTATTCGCAAGTTCTTCTAAATATTCACTTGGCAGTGTCGGAGGGATTGATAAAAATACTTTAGTTGCTAATAATATACCTTTATTGTCGGTTACTACAAAAATCAATCAAACTACATTAAAAGGGGCATTTGCTAATTTTGCCGCTCAAAGTTCCGGACAGGGCCCAACTGCAAGTGGTATATGTGAAGTTTACTTATCAGGGGATTATGGTGGATATGGAACATCTAAAGCTGGAATGAAAGATTCAGTTAGAATAGATGCTTCACATAGCCATACTGCAACATCAACAGCAGGAAATTCTTCTCCTCAAGCAATAGAAAATATGCCGCCTTATAAGGTTATAAATATGTGGGAGAGGATAGGATAA
- a CDS encoding cysteine desulfurase family protein, protein MRVYLDNAATTRPYNEVREIVDEYNDKYYANASSLHSFGREARKGIEWAREEIAGLINASPREIIFTSGATESDNWAIRGAAYHNKNKGRHIITSAIEHHAVLHTCSQLEKEGFDVTYLPVDSDGNINIRELKDAIREDTILISIMAANNEIGTIEPIKEIGEIAGKKGILFHTDAVQAVGKMDIDVDKMNIDLLSMSAHKIHGPKGVGFLYINKKVILDVFMQGGGQERALRAGTYNAPSIAGFGKAVEIMKKSMSDDVKYIEKLRDYFIDDILKNVPDTILNGSREHRLCNNINFTFKGIEGEAFLYALDLEGIACSTGSACTADSGSESHVIDALGDSNKFEVGASVRFSLSKFNTKEEIDYTIEVLKRTVERLRKLSPFY, encoded by the coding sequence ATGAGAGTATATTTGGATAATGCCGCTACTACAAGACCTTACAATGAAGTAAGAGAAATAGTAGATGAATATAACGATAAATATTATGCCAATGCATCTTCTCTTCACTCTTTCGGCAGAGAAGCCAGAAAGGGTATAGAATGGGCAAGAGAAGAAATCGCGGGTTTAATAAATGCTTCTCCCAGAGAAATCATTTTTACTTCGGGTGCAACAGAAAGTGATAACTGGGCAATAAGAGGTGCAGCTTATCATAATAAAAATAAAGGCAGACATATTATAACTTCAGCTATAGAGCATCATGCCGTACTTCATACTTGCAGTCAGCTTGAAAAGGAAGGTTTTGACGTTACTTATCTTCCCGTTGACAGTGACGGAAACATAAATATAAGAGAATTAAAAGATGCAATAAGAGAAGATACTATCCTCATAAGTATTATGGCGGCAAATAATGAAATAGGTACTATCGAGCCGATCAAAGAAATAGGTGAAATTGCCGGAAAAAAAGGTATATTATTTCATACGGATGCGGTTCAGGCTGTGGGTAAAATGGATATTGATGTGGATAAAATGAATATTGATTTGCTTTCAATGTCTGCTCATAAAATTCACGGACCGAAAGGTGTAGGCTTTTTATATATAAATAAAAAAGTGATACTTGATGTATTTATGCAAGGGGGAGGACAGGAAAGAGCTTTAAGAGCGGGGACCTATAATGCTCCTTCTATAGCGGGATTCGGTAAAGCCGTTGAAATAATGAAGAAATCTATGAGTGATGATGTTAAATATATTGAAAAACTTAGAGATTATTTTATTGATGATATTTTAAAGAATGTTCCGGATACAATTTTAAACGGAAGCAGAGAGCATAGACTTTGCAATAATATTAACTTTACTTTTAAAGGTATTGAAGGCGAAGCATTCCTATATGCTTTAGACTTGGAAGGTATAGCGTGCTCGACGGGCTCTGCATGTACTGCAGACTCGGGAAGTGAATCTCATGTAATAGATGCTCTCGGAGACAGTAATAAATTTGAAGTGGGAGCAAGCGTAAGATTTTCTTTATCTAAATTCAATACAAAAGAAGAAATTGATTATACTATCGAAGTTTTAAAAAGAACAGTAGAAAGGCTTAGAAAACTAAGTCCGTTTTATTAA
- a CDS encoding iron-sulfur cluster scaffold-like protein — MYNDIVLDHFQNPRNVGVIEDATVVAKEASPSCGDTTEFFLKIDDNDVITDIKFRTFGCAAAIASASMSTELIKGKTVEEARKITNKMVVDSLGGLPAPKVHCSVLAEGVINKALDEYVANKNNN, encoded by the coding sequence ATGTATAATGATATTGTATTAGACCATTTCCAAAATCCAAGAAATGTTGGTGTTATAGAAGATGCTACGGTTGTAGCAAAAGAAGCCAGTCCGTCTTGCGGAGATACAACGGAGTTTTTCTTAAAGATAGACGATAATGATGTTATTACCGATATTAAATTCAGAACTTTCGGATGTGCCGCTGCAATAGCAAGTGCAAGCATGTCAACTGAGCTTATTAAAGGGAAGACTGTAGAGGAAGCAAGAAAGATAACAAATAAGATGGTTGTGGATTCTCTGGGAGGACTTCCAGCTCCAAAAGTACATTGTTCCGTTCTTGCCGAAGGTGTTATAAATAAAGCTTTGGATGAATATGTAGCTAATAAGAATAACAATTAA
- the scfA gene encoding six-cysteine ranthipeptide SCIFF produces the protein MKHIKKVNEVREDRKNKGCGECATSCQSACKTSCTVGNQPCENK, from the coding sequence ATGAAACATATTAAAAAAGTGAACGAAGTAAGAGAAGATAGAAAAAATAAAGGTTGCGGAGAATGTGCTACATCTTGCCAATCAGCATGCAAAACTTCTTGTACTGTTGGTAACCAACCTTGCGAAAATAAATAA
- the scfB gene encoding thioether cross-link-forming SCIFF peptide maturase has product MGIYKYKFKDKYIVLDINSSLVYDVDEMTYDVLDYYKKESSEKIVSILKSKYDEEEIKEVIGELKELEAENRLYTPEKKVNRKLYEKGIVKAMCLHVSHDCNLACRYCFASGGNFNMKKEVMNIETAKKAIDFIISNSGNKVHLEVDFFGGEPLLNFDVVKKTVEYAKEEAKKHNKIFRFTLTTNCVLLNDEIIDYLNKEMYNVVLSLDGRKEINDYTRPTANGKGSYDLIIENIKKVAKSRDELGLDYYIRGTYTKHNLDFYKDVKHFSDIGLKQLSVESVVADENEEYAITNKDLPEIMESYDKLTDIYLDRLGTDKEFRFFHFNVDLDGGKCEYKRVSGCGAGCEYIAVTPFGDIYPCHQFVGNTDFVMGNLNDGITNDEIRNKFYSSNSVLDKKECEDCFCKYFCGGGCHANSYNFNKDINGIYETGCDILRKRMECAIYIKCKEKELVD; this is encoded by the coding sequence ATGGGAATATATAAATATAAATTTAAAGATAAATACATAGTACTTGATATAAATTCATCACTTGTATATGACGTAGATGAAATGACATATGATGTTCTTGATTATTATAAAAAAGAAAGTTCAGAAAAAATAGTAAGTATTCTTAAAAGTAAATACGACGAAGAAGAAATTAAAGAAGTAATTGGAGAACTTAAAGAACTTGAAGCAGAGAACAGACTCTATACTCCGGAAAAGAAAGTAAACAGAAAGTTATACGAAAAGGGTATAGTTAAAGCGATGTGCCTTCATGTATCGCATGACTGTAATCTTGCCTGCCGTTACTGTTTTGCTTCCGGGGGAAACTTCAATATGAAAAAAGAAGTAATGAATATCGAAACAGCGAAGAAAGCTATTGATTTTATTATAAGTAATTCAGGTAATAAAGTTCATCTTGAAGTAGATTTCTTTGGAGGCGAACCGCTTCTTAATTTTGATGTTGTTAAGAAGACTGTTGAATATGCTAAGGAAGAAGCTAAGAAGCATAACAAGATATTCAGGTTTACTTTAACTACAAACTGCGTTTTATTAAATGATGAGATAATTGATTATCTAAATAAGGAAATGTATAATGTAGTATTATCATTGGACGGAAGGAAAGAAATCAATGATTATACTAGACCTACTGCAAACGGTAAGGGCAGTTATGATTTGATTATAGAAAATATCAAAAAAGTGGCTAAATCAAGAGATGAACTCGGACTTGATTATTACATAAGAGGAACGTATACAAAGCATAATTTGGACTTTTATAAGGACGTTAAGCATTTTTCCGATATAGGGTTAAAACAGTTATCAGTCGAAAGTGTCGTTGCAGATGAAAATGAAGAATATGCAATAACGAATAAAGATTTGCCTGAGATAATGGAAAGTTATGATAAATTGACTGATATTTATTTAGATAGGCTTGGAACGGATAAAGAGTTTAGATTTTTCCATTTTAATGTAGATTTAGACGGCGGGAAATGTGAATATAAAAGAGTATCCGGCTGCGGTGCGGGATGTGAATATATCGCAGTGACTCCCTTCGGAGATATTTATCCGTGTCATCAATTTGTTGGAAATACTGATTTTGTAATGGGTAACTTAAATGACGGGATCACCAATGATGAAATAAGAAATAAATTTTACAGTTCAAACAGTGTTTTGGATAAAAAAGAATGTGAGGACTGCTTCTGTAAATATTTCTGCGGAGGCGGATGTCATGCAAACAGCTATAATTTCAACAAGGATATAAACGGTATTTATGAAACGGGATGTGATATCCTGAGAAAAAGGATGGAATGTGCCATATATATTAAATGCAAAGAAAAAGAACTTGTTGACTAG
- the secD gene encoding protein translocase subunit SecD, translating to MKKKNGLKMLFILVAVAFCYYVFMFGLPVSKVIGIYDIDPIKDTINYGLDLTGGVNVVLQAKESDGNKINDDTLDKAVETIRTRIDSLGVKEPTISKQGNDKIRVSIPDVEDQEEALSMIGKTAKLQFVGPDGKVILDGSSVKSAKYEIQKTNNYVEEPVVSLTFDDKGAKAFGDATSANIGKVISIELDGEKISTPTVQSAITDGKCVITGMKDGEEATKLATLIKAGSLPVELEAIEIRTIGPTLGADSLNKSLKAGVIGVGLVFLFMIIFYLLPGVVADISLAIYIVIYLFLMSGLGVTLTLPGIAGIILSIGMAVDSNVIIFERMKEELRSGKTIMGAIEAGFSRALTSIIDANITTIIAGLVLFFLGAGTIKGFALTLMVGVVVSMFTAVFVTKRLMILVTSSDKFSDLKLFGIKNVGGNDNE from the coding sequence ATGAAAAAAAAGAATGGACTGAAGATGTTATTTATCTTAGTCGCTGTAGCTTTTTGCTACTATGTTTTCATGTTCGGTCTGCCTGTAAGTAAGGTTATCGGGATTTATGATATAGATCCTATCAAAGATACTATCAATTACGGGCTTGATTTGACCGGAGGTGTCAATGTAGTACTTCAGGCTAAAGAAAGTGACGGAAATAAGATAAATGACGATACTTTAGATAAAGCTGTTGAAACCATAAGAACTCGTATCGACTCTCTTGGTGTAAAAGAACCGACTATATCAAAACAAGGTAATGATAAAATCAGAGTATCTATACCGGATGTTGAAGATCAGGAAGAAGCTTTGTCTATGATCGGTAAGACTGCGAAGTTGCAATTCGTGGGACCAGACGGGAAAGTAATCCTTGACGGTTCAAGTGTAAAGAGTGCAAAGTATGAAATCCAAAAGACTAATAACTATGTTGAAGAACCTGTAGTATCTTTGACATTTGATGATAAGGGTGCTAAAGCATTCGGCGACGCCACAAGTGCAAATATAGGTAAGGTTATTTCAATTGAGCTTGACGGAGAAAAGATTTCAACACCTACTGTTCAAAGTGCTATTACCGACGGTAAGTGTGTAATTACGGGAATGAAAGACGGCGAAGAAGCAACTAAACTTGCTACTTTAATCAAAGCGGGTTCCCTTCCCGTTGAACTGGAAGCTATAGAAATCAGAACTATCGGTCCGACTTTAGGTGCTGACTCTTTAAATAAGAGTTTAAAAGCAGGTGTTATAGGTGTAGGTCTAGTATTCTTGTTTATGATTATATTTTATCTTCTTCCGGGAGTTGTTGCCGATATATCACTTGCTATTTACATAGTGATTTATTTATTCTTGATGTCAGGTCTTGGAGTTACACTGACACTTCCGGGTATTGCCGGTATAATACTATCCATAGGTATGGCGGTTGACAGTAATGTAATCATATTTGAAAGAATGAAAGAAGAGCTTAGAAGCGGTAAGACAATAATGGGAGCAATTGAAGCAGGTTTCTCGAGAGCCTTGACATCTATTATCGATGCTAACATTACCACAATAATCGCAGGTTTGGTATTATTCTTCCTTGGTGCGGGAACTATAAAAGGATTTGCACTTACTCTTATGGTAGGGGTTGTTGTAAGTATGTTCACCGCAGTATTTGTTACAAAGAGATTAATGATTTTAGTCACTTCTTCCGATAAATTCAGTGACTTGAAATTATTTGGTATAAAGAACGTGGGAGGTAATGACAATGAATAA
- the secF gene encoding protein translocase subunit SecF, translated as MNNNFKIDFAKHAKKYLIIALVLIVVSLGSVLFRGLDFGIDFKGGTIITMELNQKFNVDDVKAISNKYDSKAEVTTSGDNGTQAVISTSKDLSDSERKSLFNDFKSKYDLKEKDLLSIDNVSGTVGDELRSMAVKACIIAVICMLIYITFRFEFMQGLCAIFSLIFDMCMVLGVFSIFQIQVNSSFIAAMLTILGYSINDTIITFDRVRENSPKVKRGDYYSLVNVSINQTMTRSINTTLTTLLAVTPLLIFGTTSIKEFVFPMMIGFVSGVFSSICVAVPVWYMIKEKQKLKNPDRVRMPERKKPKAIDEDLMVNVVDDVKEVEAIVKSEEEILREQEEKKARRKARKEKKKKKKKRYKDKRGFIYPLFLFNKFIYQLY; from the coding sequence ATGAATAATAATTTTAAAATTGATTTTGCCAAACACGCCAAAAAATATCTTATTATAGCATTGGTGCTTATAGTAGTGTCTCTCGGTTCGGTATTATTCAGAGGTTTAGATTTCGGTATAGATTTCAAAGGCGGGACTATCATAACAATGGAACTTAATCAAAAGTTTAATGTTGATGATGTAAAAGCTATTTCCAATAAGTATGACAGTAAAGCCGAAGTAACAACTTCAGGAGATAACGGAACTCAGGCTGTTATAAGTACAAGCAAAGACTTATCCGACAGTGAAAGAAAATCTTTATTTAATGATTTTAAATCCAAATATGATTTAAAAGAAAAAGATTTGCTTTCTATAGATAATGTATCCGGAACAGTAGGAGACGAACTTAGATCCATGGCGGTCAAAGCATGTATTATTGCTGTAATATGTATGCTTATATATATTACGTTCCGATTTGAATTTATGCAGGGATTATGTGCCATATTCTCACTAATATTTGATATGTGCATGGTGCTTGGAGTATTTTCGATATTCCAAATCCAGGTAAACTCATCGTTCATTGCAGCTATGCTTACTATACTTGGTTATTCAATAAACGATACTATCATAACTTTCGACAGGGTTAGGGAAAACAGTCCTAAAGTCAAAAGAGGCGATTATTACAGCCTTGTGAATGTAAGTATAAATCAGACAATGACCCGTTCGATCAATACGACACTTACCACTCTTTTAGCGGTAACTCCTTTATTGATATTCGGGACTACGTCCATTAAGGAATTTGTATTCCCAATGATGATTGGTTTTGTATCCGGGGTATTTTCTTCTATATGTGTAGCCGTTCCTGTTTGGTATATGATTAAAGAGAAACAAAAACTCAAAAATCCTGATAGGGTTCGTATGCCTGAGCGTAAGAAACCTAAAGCCATTGATGAAGATTTAATGGTTAATGTGGTTGATGACGTAAAAGAAGTAGAGGCTATAGTTAAAAGTGAAGAAGAAATCTTGCGAGAACAGGAAGAAAAGAAAGCTAGGCGAAAAGCAAGAAAAGAAAAGAAGAAAAAGAAGAAAAAAAGGTACAAAGATAAAAGAGGATTTATATATCCTCTTTTTTTATTTAATAAATTTATTTATCAGCTTTATTAA
- a CDS encoding potassium/proton antiporter, whose product MTFYLLISALVIILCLFCNKLSNKIGLPALLIFIGIGVLFGSDGIFKIYFDDYNFAETICSVALIFIMFFGGFCTNWNIAKPVINKAVSLSTLGVILTAFLVALFSTYVFKFDFLTGLLIGSLLSSTDAASVFSILRLHKLNLKNGLASILEIESGSNDPFAFIMTMLTLTLMGVGSHGSIITFIFKEVIFGLIIGVLIGLAGIYILSKVDLKGDGLDTIFVFALALSAYALPVTIGGNGYLSVYISGLMLGNSNIKNKISLVHFFNGITGLAQMIIFFILGLLSFPSQLPEIFLTALLIMLFLTFIARPIVVFIILKPFKVNIKEILFISFSGLRGAASIVFAIIVIASGAKLSIDIYHIVFLVAIFSILFQGTLLPYVAKKLDVVDNEEDVFKTFTDYNEVTDMELVQIKVTRDTDFLNKKLCDLSLPKKMLIVMIKRGEDSIVPNGNTMLREGDIIIFNAKLYNDDNIKLKEVKAKDRPEWINKSISEITFKNKRRLIVMIKRGEKTVIPRGNTKIRKDDILVLSGFDE is encoded by the coding sequence ATGACATTTTATTTATTAATTTCTGCTCTTGTTATAATACTTTGTCTTTTTTGTAATAAGCTTTCCAATAAAATAGGACTTCCCGCACTTCTTATATTCATTGGGATTGGTGTATTATTCGGAAGTGACGGGATTTTCAAAATTTATTTTGATGATTATAATTTTGCGGAGACGATTTGCAGTGTTGCTCTTATTTTTATAATGTTCTTCGGTGGATTTTGTACAAATTGGAATATAGCTAAGCCGGTCATAAATAAAGCTGTGAGTTTATCGACATTGGGTGTGATATTGACTGCTTTTTTAGTGGCATTATTTTCTACATATGTTTTTAAATTTGATTTTCTAACCGGACTGTTGATAGGCTCTTTGCTTAGCTCAACTGACGCTGCCAGTGTTTTTTCCATACTGAGGCTTCATAAACTCAATTTGAAAAACGGACTTGCTTCAATACTGGAAATCGAAAGCGGCAGCAATGACCCGTTTGCATTTATTATGACAATGCTTACCTTAACATTGATGGGGGTAGGAAGTCATGGTTCTATAATCACATTTATATTCAAAGAAGTTATTTTCGGACTTATTATTGGTGTGTTGATAGGTTTAGCCGGAATATATATTTTAAGTAAGGTGGATTTAAAAGGTGACGGACTTGATACTATATTCGTATTTGCTCTCGCACTAAGTGCATATGCTCTTCCTGTCACAATAGGAGGGAATGGATATTTAAGCGTATATATTTCCGGACTTATGCTTGGTAACAGCAATATAAAAAATAAGATATCTTTGGTACACTTCTTTAACGGTATCACAGGGCTTGCTCAAATGATAATATTTTTTATATTAGGACTTTTATCTTTTCCCAGCCAGCTTCCCGAAATATTTTTAACTGCACTTCTTATAATGTTATTCTTAACTTTTATTGCAAGACCGATAGTAGTATTTATTATCTTAAAACCTTTTAAAGTAAATATAAAAGAAATACTCTTTATCTCTTTTTCCGGACTTAGAGGGGCGGCCTCAATAGTTTTTGCCATTATTGTGATAGCCTCGGGAGCTAAATTAAGTATAGATATTTATCATATAGTATTTTTAGTAGCAATATTTTCAATTTTATTTCAGGGTACTCTTCTTCCTTATGTGGCTAAGAAACTGGATGTCGTGGATAACGAAGAGGATGTATTTAAGACTTTTACGGATTATAACGAAGTTACAGATATGGAACTGGTGCAAATAAAGGTTACTAGGGATACGGATTTCTTAAATAAAAAATTATGTGATTTAAGTCTTCCAAAGAAAATGCTTATAGTAATGATAAAAAGAGGCGAGGACTCCATTGTTCCAAATGGCAATACTATGCTTAGAGAAGGGGATATTATAATTTTTAATGCAAAACTTTATAATGATGATAATATTAAATTAAAAGAAGTTAAAGCTAAAGATAGACCTGAGTGGATCAATAAAAGTATAAGCGAAATAACCTTTAAAAATAAAAGAAGACTTATTGTAATGATCAAAAGAGGGGAAAAGACCGTTATCCCGAGGGGGAATACTAAAATCAGAAAGGACGATATTTTGGTATTAAGCGGTTTTGATGAATAA
- a CDS encoding Y-family DNA polymerase, with protein sequence MFDFCYILCYIFYYTKGMLKKMGRIIFHIDVNSAFLSWQAAYNKKMGNKEVDLRSIPSAVGGDEAKRKGVVLAKSQKAKKYGVRTGESLFEARKKCPNLLIVKPNFKIYRMYSNKLFDLLSEYSDTIERYSIDECFLDYTSSQKLFGEPIKAAYEIKERIKRELGFTVNIGISNNKLLAKMAGDLKKPDKVITLFPEEIEEKMLPLTINELFMVGRKTKEKLNSLGIKTIGDLNKCSMGFLISNFKKAQGTMLYNYSHGIDESEVEISRQTKSIGNSTTLKNDTTDINEVKKVFLALSDSVGTRLRRKDLKGNTITVTIKNNLFHSYSHQRTLPYFTNSTNTIYEQAFKLFNEFWNNDAIRLLGISVGGLNKDEVNQLSLIEEKIENEKMKKIEEVMDKLRDNYGQDIIKRGEPKEKTHKIISDKLDYFK encoded by the coding sequence ATGTTTGATTTTTGCTATATTTTATGTTATATTTTTTATTATACGAAAGGAATGTTAAAAAAAATGGGGAGAATTATATTTCATATTGATGTTAATTCAGCTTTTTTATCATGGCAGGCTGCATATAATAAAAAAATGGGAAATAAAGAGGTTGACCTAAGAAGTATCCCAAGTGCTGTGGGCGGCGATGAAGCAAAAAGAAAAGGTGTAGTTCTGGCAAAATCACAAAAAGCTAAGAAATATGGCGTAAGGACCGGAGAAAGTCTATTCGAAGCAAGAAAAAAATGTCCCAACCTTTTAATAGTAAAGCCTAACTTCAAAATATATAGGATGTATTCAAATAAATTATTTGATTTACTTAGTGAATATTCCGATACAATAGAAAGATATTCCATAGACGAATGCTTTCTTGATTATACCTCCAGCCAAAAATTATTCGGAGAACCGATCAAAGCTGCATATGAAATAAAAGAAAGGATAAAAAGAGAACTTGGATTTACCGTTAACATAGGAATTTCAAATAATAAACTCCTTGCAAAAATGGCAGGAGATTTAAAAAAGCCCGATAAAGTAATCACTCTCTTTCCCGAAGAAATAGAAGAAAAAATGCTTCCTCTTACTATCAATGAACTGTTTATGGTAGGAAGAAAAACAAAAGAAAAATTAAACAGTTTGGGAATAAAAACTATAGGAGATTTAAATAAATGTTCTATGGGATTTTTAATAAGTAATTTTAAAAAAGCTCAGGGAACAATGTTATATAACTATTCTCATGGAATAGATGAAAGTGAAGTAGAAATTTCAAGACAGACAAAATCAATAGGAAACAGTACCACACTTAAAAATGACACGACAGATATAAATGAAGTAAAAAAAGTATTTCTTGCTTTAAGCGACAGTGTAGGAACGAGGCTCAGAAGAAAAGATTTAAAAGGAAATACGATAACAGTAACCATAAAAAATAATTTATTTCATTCTTATTCACATCAAAGAACACTGCCATATTTTACTAACTCGACCAATACGATATACGAACAAGCATTTAAACTATTCAACGAATTTTGGAACAATGATGCTATAAGACTTCTTGGAATAAGTGTAGGCGGGCTCAATAAAGATGAAGTAAATCAGCTTTCTTTAATAGAAGAAAAAATTGAAAATGAGAAGATGAAAAAAATCGAAGAGGTAATGGATAAATTAAGAGATAATTACGGACAAGATATCATAAAAAGAGGTGAACCTAAAGAAAAAACACATAAGATAATATCAGACAAACTTGATTATTTCAAATAA